The proteins below come from a single Holdemania massiliensis genomic window:
- a CDS encoding NAD(P)/FAD-dependent oxidoreductase, whose protein sequence is MLQISNLQLSLDENPQDLEALIVKKLRLRPHRLTSWKIVKESLDARRKPLRFVYTVLAETPDEAAILKKKLPHVSAARPDVYQSPQPSVIASARPIVIGFGPCGMFAALLLAEAGLRPIVLERGADVDQRIQDVETYWQGGPLNPQSNVQFGEGGAGTFSDGKLTTRVKDVRIVKVTDELIEAGADPEIGYQAHPHIGTDRLRQIVKNIRLKIQRLGGEIHFNTTLTGISTDAKGLCAVQAGALTLPCRQMVLALGHSARDTFTMLHEAGIAMEAKDFAVGVRVEHPQRLIDQNQYKEATGHPRLKAAEYRLTCQTQEGRGVYSFCMCPGGTVVASASEAEAIVTNGMSEYARSQVNANSALLVQVRRSDFGEGVLDGMRYQQKLEHQAWILGGSHGQAPCQRIADYLNGQASSAFGQVIPSYSRGVTMTDLHALFSPSINRALEEALADFNQKIPGFTDPDALMTGVETRSSSPVRILRDEQFQSLTTAGLYPAGEGAGYAGGIVSAAIDGLRVAEQIIRDQENVRD, encoded by the coding sequence ATGCTGCAAATATCCAACCTGCAACTATCGCTGGATGAAAATCCTCAAGATTTGGAAGCCTTAATCGTCAAGAAGCTGCGGCTGCGACCGCACCGGCTGACGTCCTGGAAAATCGTCAAGGAATCGCTGGACGCGCGCAGAAAACCGCTGCGTTTTGTGTATACCGTGCTGGCTGAAACCCCGGATGAAGCCGCCATTTTAAAAAAGAAACTGCCGCATGTCAGCGCTGCCAGGCCTGACGTTTATCAATCGCCCCAGCCTTCCGTCATCGCCTCAGCACGGCCGATTGTCATCGGTTTTGGCCCGTGCGGCATGTTTGCCGCGCTGTTGTTGGCCGAAGCCGGACTGCGGCCGATCGTACTGGAACGCGGGGCAGACGTCGATCAGCGCATCCAGGATGTGGAAACCTACTGGCAAGGCGGACCGCTGAATCCCCAAAGCAATGTTCAGTTCGGCGAGGGCGGCGCCGGCACGTTTTCCGACGGCAAGCTGACCACCCGCGTCAAAGACGTTCGGATTGTAAAGGTCACCGATGAACTGATCGAAGCCGGGGCGGATCCGGAAATCGGATATCAGGCTCATCCGCATATCGGAACCGACCGGCTGCGGCAGATCGTGAAAAACATCCGCTTGAAAATTCAGCGTTTGGGCGGTGAGATCCATTTCAATACAACCCTGACCGGAATCAGCACCGATGCCAAGGGGCTCTGTGCGGTGCAGGCTGGCGCTTTGACCCTGCCCTGCCGTCAGATGGTGCTGGCGCTGGGCCACAGTGCCCGTGATACTTTTACGATGCTGCATGAAGCCGGGATTGCGATGGAGGCCAAGGATTTTGCGGTCGGCGTGCGGGTTGAACATCCGCAGCGTCTGATCGATCAGAATCAATACAAGGAAGCCACCGGCCATCCACGCCTGAAAGCAGCTGAATACCGCCTCACCTGTCAGACTCAGGAAGGCCGCGGGGTTTATTCGTTCTGCATGTGTCCCGGCGGCACCGTGGTCGCCAGCGCCAGTGAAGCAGAAGCGATTGTAACCAACGGCATGAGCGAATACGCGCGCAGTCAGGTCAACGCCAACAGTGCGCTGCTGGTTCAGGTGCGGCGCTCGGATTTTGGCGAGGGTGTGCTGGACGGCATGCGTTATCAGCAAAAACTGGAACATCAAGCCTGGATTTTAGGCGGAAGCCACGGCCAGGCTCCATGTCAGCGGATTGCCGATTATCTGAACGGCCAAGCTTCATCAGCATTCGGACAGGTGATTCCCAGCTACAGCCGCGGGGTGACGATGACGGATCTGCATGCATTGTTTTCCCCTTCGATCAACCGGGCGCTGGAAGAAGCGCTGGCTGATTTCAATCAGAAGATTCCCGGCTTTACCGATCCCGATGCCCTGATGACGGGTGTGGAAACACGCTCTTCCTCACCGGTCAGAATCCTGCGCGATGAACAGTTTCAAAGCTTAACCACTGCCGGCCTGTATCCGGCGGGAGAAGGCGCAGGTTATGCCGGCGGGATCGTATCCGCGGCGATTGACGGGCTGCGCGTCGCGGAACAGATCATCCGTGATCAGGAAAACGTGAGGGATTAA